A section of the Sebastes fasciatus isolate fSebFas1 chromosome 21, fSebFas1.pri, whole genome shotgun sequence genome encodes:
- the spice1 gene encoding spindle and centriole-associated protein 1, producing the protein MSFVRVRRPQQHTNGKRPVRPKKAAAPQKDWVSTVNDLSVHKLSPAELSHRHEIHKSHNKAAAQWELREKALQRRFRHPGSPAPLDHTSLSIIREVFSDQLLLQDVLARSDRAMAVVKDLFGDAPRRQTGHPSVTMAPNCDSDSRLPVLQRPDPPTQLSLLSHSMMDQQALNELEASDEDHSDEDTCPTGSSDDHVIHRANVRKMKAHSRNRVIQRQKVQRPNSDQADSDNVPVTPCTSGRAPAQTALNASVAVRRVRSRQSQSEEGQGEPSVLVSQVLNPELPLNQSGRISSRTSRNRKCVSQSSELDGSFVASLSGDQSSLGLLQAMLGQVEADLDTLSPDTVPASAQSRKQNRTQGLTGFSVALVSTLGRLVHLLKQREEEAQEEARERRRLEDELREHRGLIDALTAETMTLREEATALQAGLQQRTTELEQKLDTVVLVMGGLGLLEEHVDPPRDSDVKAAVCQSVAEQDPEQLQASVSPAVLLSPPRQRDNWQQNPVIHPVLLHQELPPVDILHSREDVRSYSSSWSVTSLPLTSLPSSSSLSLTSDPLSSQLSPEVMLAEIAQLNRQNELIKARLSQARGLGSEGGGSPDSGNEQRRSRSSSTGRVTPQSVGERRTSVSSSTGRRHVQAAEGEQLTNQATSPNTLHVSSVEQRLLELNRQSAAARGRLLELIEQQKQSVGAKVSPSGSPIPPSAFSPHSAAGGGSPEMSLLLPALELLSQPGDDRRSDVCEVSSHSLGGETRDGKTQMEKRSEREGWFALSSHVR; encoded by the exons aTGTCGTTTGTGAGAGTCAGGCGTCCACAACAACACACTAATGGAAAAAGGCCTGTTCGCCCCAAGAAGGCAGCAGCTCCCCAAAAAGACTGGGTG AGCACTGTCAATGACCTGTCTGTGCACAAGCTGTCACCTGCAGAGCTG AGCCATCGGCACGAGATTCACAAGTCCCACAACAAGGCAGCGGCTCAGTGGGAGCTGAGGGAGAAAGCCCTACAGCGTCGTTTTAGACACCCTGGAAGTCCTGCACCTCTAGACCACACCAGCCTCAGCATCATcagggag GTGTTCTCTGACCAGCTGCTGCTACAGGATGTGCTGGCTCGCTCCGACAGAGCCATGGCTGTGGTCAAAGACTTGTTTGGAGATGCTCCACGCAGGCAGACTG GGCACCCCAGTGTGACGATGGCTCCAAACTGTGACTCTGACTCAAGGCTACCTGTGCTTCAAAGACCAGATCCTCCAACGCAGCTGTCACTGCTCAGCCATTCTATGATGGACCAACAG GCTCTTAATGAACTAGAAGCTTCAGATGAAGACCACAGCGATGAAGATACCTGTCCTACTGGGAGTTCGGACGATCATGTAATCCATAG GGCCAATGTACGAAAAATGAAGGCACACTCTCGGAATAGAGTGATACAGCGACAGAAAGTCCAACGTCCCAACTCTGACCAGGCAGACAGCGATAATGTTCCTGTAACCCCCTGCACATCAGGCAGAGCACCAGCCCAAACAG CTCTCAATGCCTCAGTGGCTGTCAGGCGTGTTCGGTCCAGACAAAGCCAGTCAGAGGAAGGCCAGGGGGAACCGTCAGTCCTGGTTTCTCAGGTCCTGAACCCTGAGCTGCCTCTCAACCAGTCAG GCAGGATCAGTAGTCGCAccagcaggaacaggaagtgtGTTTCTCAGAGTTCAGAGCTGGATGGCTCCTTTGTCGCCTCTCTCAGCGGGGACCAGTCCAGTCTGGGCCTGCTGCAGGCCATGCTGGGTCAGGTGGAGGCAGACTTGGATACTCTGAGTCCTGACACTGTACCAGCTTCAGCACAGAGtcgaaaacaaaacagaactcAAGGCCTCACTGGATTCTCTGTCGCCTTGGTCTCCACTCTGGGACGTTTAGTGCACCTCCTCAAACAG AGGGAAGAGGAAGCTCAGGAAGAGGCTCGGGAGAGGAGACGACTGGAAGACGAGTTGAGAGAGCACCGTGGGCTGATAGATGCTCTCACTGCTGAGACGATGACTCTGAGAGAAGAGGCCACCGCCCTGCAG GCCGGGTTGCAGCAGCGGACAACTGAGCTGGAGCAGAAGCTGGACACAGTGGTGTTGGTGATGGGGGGACTTGGACTACTGGAGGAACATGTTGACCCACCCCGAGACTCTGATGTCAAAGCTGCAG TTTGTCAGTCAGTTGCTGAGCAAGATCCTGAACAACTACAAGCTTCTGTCTCTCCTGCCGTCTTGCTCTCCCCCCCTCGACAGAGAGACAACTGGCAACAAAATCCTG tgATCCATCCTGTACTGCTGCACCAGGAGCTTCCTCCTGTAGACATCCTGCATTCCCGCGAGGACGTCCGCTCCTACAGCTCATCCTGGAGCGTCACCAGCCTTCCTCTCACCAGCctgccctcctcttcctcattatCGCTGACCTCCGACCCCCTCAGCTCACAGCTCTCTCCAGAGGTCATGCTGGCCGAGATCGCTCAGCTGAACAGACAGAACGAGCTGATCAAGGCCCGACTTAGCCAGGCTAGGGGCCTGGGGTCAGAGGGCGGTGGATCGCCTGACAGTGGCAACGAGCAGAGGAGGTCGAGGTCAAGCAGCACAGGGAGAGTCACACCCCAAAGTGTCGGAGAGAGGAGGACGTCAGTTTCCAGCAGCACGGGGAGAAGGCATGTCCAGGCTGCTGAAGGAGAGCAGCTGACTAATCAG GCAACATCACCCAACACCCTCCATGTGAGCAGTGTGGAACAGCGCCTCCTGGAGCTGAACAGGCAGAGTGCAGCGGCGAGGGGTCGACTGCTGGAGCTCATTGAGCAGCAGAAGCAAAGTGTTGGAGCCAAAGTTTCTCCCTCTGGTTCCCCCATCCCTCCTTCGGCCTTCAGCCCACATTCAGCAG ctggaggaggaagTCCAGAGATGTCATTGTTGCTGCCTGCACTGGAGCTCCTGTCACAGCCTGGTGATGACAGACG ATCTGATGTTTGTGAAGTGTCTTCTCACAGTCTTGGAGGCGAAACGAGGGATGGTAAaacacag ATGGAGAAacggagcgagagagaggggtggTTTGCCTTGTCCTCTCATGTGAGATGA
- the shisa2b gene encoding protein shisa-2: protein MWRGGFQMSATAFVTLLLVVMDVKASGEYCHGWHDNQGAWKEGFQCPEKIDGVESIICCGKCELRYCCGSTEARLDQGSCDNDRQAQDPGTASKENKDSAAVPIYVPFLIVGSVFVAFILVGSVVAVCCCRCLRPKQELSSGGATGGGAGGGRLLETIPMMASVGTSRGSSSRQSSTATSSSSSAPPAAPRQAPQQLMRAQASCCLPPDASVFVNMPTNFSVLNCQQATQIMPHQGQFLHPQYIGYAHPATTYLDPTQGGYRPLQSPCPPPNVGCSVSNDQKYPAVTV from the exons atgtggagaggaggtttCCAGATGTCCGCCACCGCGTTTGTGACTCTTCTCCTGGTTGTTATGGACGTGAAGGCCAGTGGAGAGTACTGCCACGGTTGGCACGACAACCAGGGTGCGTGGAAGGAAGGCTTCCAGTGTCCGGAGAAGATCGATGGAGTTGAGTCGATCATCTGCTGCGGGAAGTGCGAGCTGCGCTACTGCTGCGGCAGCACCGAGGCGAGGCTGGACCAGGGCAGCTGCGATAACGACCGGCAGGCTCAGGATCCAGGCACAGCGAGCAAGGAGAACAAGGACTCAGCTGCAG ttCCCATCTATGTGCCCTTCCTGATCGTGGGCTCGGTGTTTGTAGCGTTCATCCTGGTGGGCTCTGTGGTCGCCGtgtgctgctgccgctgcctccggcccaagcaggagcTGTCGTCAGGAGGTGCGACAGGAGGAGGCGCTGGTGGCGGTCGCCTCCTTGAGACCATCCCAATGATGGCCAGCGTGGGGACCTCGAGGGGTTCCTCGTCCCGCCAGTCCAGCACGGCCACCTCGTCCAGCTCCTCCGCCCCGCCCGCTGCGCCACGCCAAGCTCCCCAACAACTCATGCGGGCCCAGGCCTCCTGCTGCCTGCCCCCGGACGCCAGCGTCTTCGTCAACATGCCCACCAACTTCTCCGTGCTCAACTGCCAGCAGGCCACGCAAATCATGCCTCACCAGGGACAGTTTCTTCACCCGCAGTACATCGGCTACGCCCACCCTGCCACGACCTACCTGGACCCCACTCAGGGCGGGTACAGACCCCTCCAGTCACCCTGCCCTCCTCCAAATGTTGGGTGCAGTGTCTCCAATGACCAGAAATACCCCGCAGTGACTGTATGA